A DNA window from Longimicrobium sp. contains the following coding sequences:
- a CDS encoding glycoside hydrolase family 10 protein: MISTRSIGLLAAVPALLLGAAGARPGIRHAAAPADARIPALASAFAARPAAAAPKHREPPEEARALWVNRWDYGSAETIAQVMEIASRAHFNIVYFQVRGPSDARYRSELDPCSARLCGRLGGQPGWDPLEVAVREAHARGLQLHAWLNALSGWDSQSGSLCRGLTPSLPGNPDHELIAHPEWAMRTRRGAPQACPNDEEYVFLSPGYAGVRTHLARVAADVVRRYAVDGVHLDRIRYPGPEFGWDSASLAEFGRDPSADPAGWSRFRRELVDRTVREVHDSIRAVRPVPLSAAVWPIYDRARFGWPSSSGSADFFQDTWTWARDGYLDVAVPMTYFYVADQPCTYLRRRPGAEPNPDWMCMVRDHVAGMRPTGRHVYAGILAGLGYAEVEKQIRIGRELGVNGFSFYFYSTVAESGLWRRLGEGPFREPARVPRMDWLTPQI, translated from the coding sequence ATGATCAGCACACGCAGCATCGGCCTGCTGGCGGCCGTTCCCGCGCTCCTGCTGGGCGCTGCCGGAGCGCGTCCCGGCATCCGCCACGCCGCCGCGCCGGCGGACGCGCGGATCCCGGCGCTCGCCTCCGCGTTCGCCGCACGTCCGGCCGCCGCCGCGCCGAAGCACCGGGAGCCGCCCGAGGAGGCGCGCGCGCTGTGGGTGAACCGGTGGGACTACGGCTCGGCCGAGACGATCGCGCAGGTGATGGAGATCGCCAGCCGCGCGCACTTCAACATCGTGTACTTCCAGGTGCGCGGGCCGTCGGACGCGCGCTACCGCTCGGAGCTGGACCCGTGCTCGGCGCGGCTCTGCGGCCGTCTGGGCGGCCAGCCGGGGTGGGACCCGCTGGAGGTGGCCGTCCGCGAGGCGCACGCGCGCGGGCTGCAGCTGCACGCGTGGCTGAACGCGCTGTCGGGGTGGGATTCGCAGTCGGGAAGCCTCTGCCGCGGGCTGACGCCCAGCCTGCCGGGGAACCCCGACCACGAGCTGATCGCGCACCCCGAGTGGGCCATGCGCACGCGGCGCGGAGCGCCGCAGGCGTGCCCGAACGACGAGGAGTACGTCTTCCTCTCCCCCGGCTACGCGGGGGTGCGGACGCACCTGGCGCGCGTGGCCGCAGACGTGGTGCGCCGCTACGCGGTGGACGGCGTGCACCTGGACCGCATCCGCTACCCCGGCCCGGAGTTCGGGTGGGATTCGGCAAGCCTGGCCGAGTTCGGGCGCGACCCGTCGGCCGACCCGGCGGGGTGGTCGCGCTTCCGCCGCGAGCTGGTGGACCGCACCGTGCGCGAGGTGCACGACAGCATCCGCGCGGTGCGCCCGGTGCCGCTCTCGGCGGCGGTGTGGCCCATCTACGACCGCGCGCGCTTCGGCTGGCCCTCGTCCAGCGGCTCGGCGGACTTCTTCCAGGACACCTGGACGTGGGCGCGCGACGGCTACCTGGACGTGGCCGTGCCGATGACCTACTTCTACGTGGCCGACCAGCCGTGCACCTACCTGCGCCGCCGCCCCGGCGCGGAGCCCAACCCCGACTGGATGTGCATGGTGCGCGACCACGTGGCGGGGATGCGCCCCACCGGCCGCCACGTCTACGCCGGCATCCTCGCGGGCCTGGGCTACGCCGAGGTCGAGAAGCAGATCCGCATCGGGCGCGAGCTGGGGGTGAACGGGTTCTCGTTCTACTTCTACAGCACCGTCGCCGAAAGCGGCCTCTGGCGGCGCCTGGGCGAGGGCCCGTTCCGCGAGCCCGCCCGCGTCCCCCGCATGGACTGGCTCACCCCGCAGATCTGA
- a CDS encoding DUF72 domain-containing protein, producing MIRYGPAGFQYKDWEGIVYPTSRPKGFDPLGYLAHYFDTIEINSTFYGPARATTAESWARRVAHNPDFRFTAKLYQRFTHKRTSAWTQAEVDEVRAGFDPLMERGKLGAVLLQFPWSFRRTDENREWVADVVGTFGQYPLVLEVRHESWNVAAFYEELMERGIGFVNIDQPLFHDSIKPSAVATSRVGYVRVHGRNFQDWFRKDAGRDARYNYLYPPHELQPWAARTQELAREPATDDVFVVTNNHYRGKAVANALMLQAMVEGKPAPAPPPLFDEYGEALADFAVPEEFATDERNDGDDEDLPEKPAPAKKKTSAAKKKTATPKKKTSARKNKSAQP from the coding sequence ATGATCCGCTACGGGCCGGCCGGGTTCCAGTACAAGGACTGGGAGGGAATCGTGTATCCCACCTCCCGCCCGAAGGGTTTCGACCCGCTGGGGTACCTGGCGCACTACTTCGACACGATCGAGATCAACTCCACCTTCTACGGCCCCGCGCGGGCGACCACGGCGGAGAGCTGGGCGCGGCGGGTGGCGCACAACCCCGATTTCCGCTTCACCGCCAAGCTCTACCAGCGCTTCACGCACAAGCGCACCTCCGCGTGGACGCAGGCCGAGGTGGACGAGGTGCGCGCCGGCTTCGACCCGCTGATGGAGCGGGGGAAGCTCGGCGCCGTCCTTCTCCAGTTCCCCTGGTCGTTCCGCCGCACGGACGAGAACCGCGAGTGGGTGGCGGACGTGGTGGGCACCTTCGGCCAGTACCCGCTGGTGCTGGAGGTGCGGCACGAGAGCTGGAACGTGGCGGCGTTCTACGAGGAGCTGATGGAGCGGGGGATCGGGTTCGTGAACATCGACCAGCCGCTCTTCCACGACTCCATCAAGCCCAGCGCGGTCGCGACCTCGCGCGTGGGGTATGTGCGCGTGCACGGCCGCAACTTCCAGGACTGGTTTCGCAAGGACGCGGGCCGCGACGCGCGCTACAACTATCTGTATCCCCCGCACGAGCTGCAGCCGTGGGCGGCGCGGACACAGGAGCTGGCGCGGGAGCCCGCGACGGACGACGTGTTCGTCGTCACCAACAACCACTATCGCGGCAAGGCCGTCGCCAACGCGCTGATGCTGCAGGCGATGGTCGAGGGGAAGCCCGCCCCCGCCCCGCCCCCGCTCTTCGACGAGTACGGCGAGGCGCTTGCGGATTTCGCCGTCCCCGAGGAATTCGCCACGGACGAGCGGAACGATGGGGATGACGAAGACCTCCCCGAAAAACCCGCGCCGGCGAAGAAGAAAACCTCCGCGGCGAAGAAGAAGACGGCCACGCCGAAGAAGAAGACGTCCGCGAGGAAGAACAAGAGCGCCCAACCGTGA
- a CDS encoding SH3 domain-containing protein — protein sequence MRFDRAKFIASYTAAFGAPTQAQTDGLNEILAAAEADAQISDIRWLAYMLATVKHECADRWKPIEEFGKGKGRKYGNPVTVTDPAGKQFTNVYYGRGYVQLTWDWNYRQFGSFLKNRLLYEPQLALDADIAYQIMSYGMRNGSFTGARLGRFINDAGCDYVNARKIINGMDQAQRIAGYATKLEKVLRDSVIAAVPGGVPALPQTGPAPQPAPAAGGASFIVATTLNIRSGPAASNAAVAGSPLPKGTVVTALADQGGWKQVRAQGTVNGVADVTGWVAAQFLQPAPATAGV from the coding sequence ATGAGATTCGACCGCGCGAAGTTCATCGCCTCGTACACGGCCGCGTTCGGCGCGCCCACGCAGGCGCAGACCGACGGGCTGAACGAGATCCTGGCCGCCGCCGAGGCCGATGCCCAGATCAGCGACATCCGCTGGCTGGCCTACATGCTGGCCACGGTGAAGCACGAGTGCGCCGACCGCTGGAAGCCGATCGAGGAGTTCGGGAAGGGGAAGGGGCGCAAGTACGGCAACCCGGTCACGGTGACGGATCCGGCCGGGAAGCAGTTCACCAACGTGTACTACGGCCGCGGCTACGTGCAGCTCACGTGGGACTGGAACTACCGGCAGTTCGGCAGCTTCCTGAAGAACCGGCTGCTGTACGAGCCCCAGCTGGCGCTGGACGCGGACATCGCCTACCAGATCATGTCGTACGGGATGCGCAACGGATCGTTCACCGGCGCCAGGCTCGGCCGCTTCATCAACGATGCCGGCTGCGACTACGTGAACGCCCGCAAGATCATCAACGGGATGGACCAGGCGCAGCGCATCGCCGGGTACGCGACGAAGCTGGAGAAGGTGCTGCGCGACAGCGTGATCGCGGCCGTTCCCGGCGGCGTGCCGGCGCTTCCGCAGACCGGGCCCGCGCCGCAGCCGGCCCCGGCCGCGGGCGGCGCGAGCTTCATCGTGGCCACCACGCTGAACATCCGCAGCGGCCCGGCGGCGTCGAACGCGGCGGTGGCCGGAAGCCCGCTGCCGAAGGGCACCGTGGTCACCGCGCTGGCCGACCAGGGCGGGTGGAAGCAGGTGCGCGCGCAGGGAACGGTGAACGGTGTCGCGGACGTGACCGGATGGGTGGCCGCGCAGTTCCTGCAGCCCGCACCGGCGACCGCGGGGGTCTGA
- the gcvT gene encoding glycine cleavage system aminomethyltransferase GcvT, translated as MADATQTLQRTPLHAEHLRLNAKMVPFAGYEMPVQYPSGITAEHNAVRSAAGLFDVSHMGEFEVRGRRALDFVQHITTNDASRLAVGQAQYSTMVNEQGMVIDDLLVYRFPGHYMLVVNGANRHKDWDWARRWAAEIGAELEDRTDDIALLALQGPKAPEILARLTETDLDAIRYYHFEEGLVDRVPAIISRTGYTGEDGFELYVPAAQAAALWRKLLETGAADGLIATGLGSRDSLRLEMGMALYGNDLDDGHTPLEGGLGWVTKLDKGDFVGREALARQKEAGVKRRLVGFRLKERGFPRPHYTVTFNGQTVGEVTSGTLSPTLGEGIGMAYVPPEAAKPGTEIGIVIRDRAVPAEVVKPPFHTKGTVKR; from the coding sequence ATGGCCGACGCGACGCAGACCCTTCAGCGCACCCCGCTCCACGCCGAGCACCTGCGCCTGAACGCGAAGATGGTCCCCTTCGCCGGCTACGAGATGCCGGTGCAGTACCCCAGCGGGATCACCGCCGAGCACAACGCAGTGAGGAGCGCCGCCGGCCTGTTCGACGTGTCGCACATGGGCGAGTTCGAGGTGCGCGGGCGGCGCGCGCTGGACTTCGTGCAGCACATCACCACCAACGACGCGTCGCGGCTCGCCGTGGGGCAGGCGCAGTACAGCACCATGGTGAACGAGCAGGGGATGGTGATCGACGACCTGCTGGTCTACCGCTTTCCCGGGCACTACATGCTGGTGGTGAACGGCGCCAACCGGCACAAGGACTGGGACTGGGCCCGCCGCTGGGCCGCCGAGATCGGCGCCGAGCTGGAGGACAGGACCGACGACATCGCCCTGCTGGCGCTGCAGGGCCCGAAGGCGCCGGAGATCCTGGCGCGGCTGACGGAGACGGATCTGGACGCGATCCGCTACTACCACTTCGAGGAGGGGCTGGTGGACCGCGTTCCCGCCATCATCAGCCGCACCGGCTACACCGGCGAGGACGGCTTCGAGCTGTACGTTCCCGCCGCCCAGGCCGCCGCGCTCTGGCGCAAGCTGCTGGAGACCGGCGCCGCGGACGGGCTGATCGCCACCGGCCTGGGAAGCCGCGACTCGCTGCGGCTGGAGATGGGGATGGCGCTGTACGGCAACGACCTGGACGACGGCCACACTCCGCTGGAGGGCGGCCTGGGCTGGGTCACGAAGCTGGACAAGGGAGATTTCGTCGGGCGCGAGGCGCTGGCGCGGCAGAAGGAGGCCGGCGTCAAGCGGCGGCTCGTCGGCTTCCGCCTGAAGGAGCGCGGCTTCCCCCGCCCGCACTACACGGTGACGTTCAACGGCCAGACGGTGGGCGAGGTCACCAGCGGCACGCTCAGCCCCACGCTGGGCGAGGGGATCGGGATGGCGTACGTCCCGCCGGAAGCCGCCAAGCCGGGGACGGAGATCGGCATCGTCATCCGCGACCGCGCCGTCCCCGCCGAGGTGGTGAAGCCCCCGTTCCACACGAAGGGCACCGTCAAGCGCTGA
- a CDS encoding amino acid adenylation domain-containing protein gives MTDLHDRLGALSPAKRALLERLRMAPAAAEPIPRIAGAAAPLSAEQRRLWYLLQLAPHRPIYTIPIGFRLRGPVDVDALMGALRDVVAHHEALRTAFRESAGIPVQVVGDGAAFEPRVLDLRGDEWAESEANYQMDDFARRTFDLARGDTFHALLVREGDADFRLLLGLHHLAADGWSTGVLLRDLSAFYAARLRGTAADLPALPLRFRDWAAWQQRPDAPHPAKEEAYWRGQLDGTRHVLEIPPDRTRPPVQAWDGEKWTFDIPADVTAAVRALARREGATPFAVAAAAFALLLSRYAGEEDLLIGTLLANRPRPELEAIAGFFANTLPLRIGLEGDPTAAGLVRRAHVAAVGAQEHAALPFDRIVEIAGVRRDFSRAPLVQAVLTWADAPASSLALPGVAVEPLHLDSLTAIFDLTLAVEDRGDHLGAAFQFSTALFHPLTIRRMATHLEAALGTLAMQPDRPVSEIRLAWASELRTVERWSAAPPAAPAELCIPQLVERQAAASPERTALVWEDERVSYAELNRRANRIAHGLRGMGIGPESRVAVCLERTPLLIAAMLGVMKAGAAYVPLDPAHPSARHHAVLRLSGARIALGGGAARASFGGREGVRVIDPASLDGGCDGDPFPISLPENLAYVIFTSGSTGGPKGVEIEHRSAVAMLEWMRGLLTDEERAGVLGSTSVTFDVSIAEIWGTLVWGGTLVLVENALSVIPPAAPPVLAAAMVPTAAAELLREERFPPHVRTVLLGGEPVPLPLVRELHSVPAVQRVLNLYGPTEDTTYTTCAVLDSLDERVFVGKPITGGRLYVLDLLLRHAGAMIPGEVWTAGAGVARGYAARPALTAERFRPDPYGAPGSRMYRTLDRGRWREDGQLDYLGRADAQVKVRGYRIELEEVEQALAAHPAVAEAAATARGETGAGRRLVAYAVFAGGDKPSAAELRAWMRERVPEYMVPAAFVWTDALPRTGSGKLDRRALPEYDGEGAVPQSEYVPPRNEVEVRLAEIWAQVLDVERVGVHDDFFDLGGQSILAMRLVARVREALGTDVAVAELLQAPTLAEMAQAVGGRRDAVRLPLVPLQTFGERPPLFLAHPAGGHVVCYRGLAVLLATEQPVYALQPLGVQRGETPIAAIEEMAAYYVAAIREMRPRGPYRLGGWSFGGVVAWEMAQQLAAAGEEVDVLALFDTAPHTPETIRMDPGDPAEVVWHTVAGVAGYGAAARVDVDDLRAYEGREQVRQMIVRMAAPVLLDESRVDDILALTRLRASNLLAQTAYTPRPYPGALTYFQTTGSENERGHSDGHEFWSALALGGTATHHVGGTHGTILNEPYVNALAEVLLEMGEKKS, from the coding sequence ATGACCGACCTGCACGACCGCCTCGGCGCGCTGTCGCCGGCCAAGCGCGCGCTCCTCGAACGGCTGCGCATGGCGCCCGCGGCCGCCGAGCCGATCCCGCGCATCGCCGGGGCGGCGGCGCCGCTCAGCGCGGAGCAGCGGCGGCTCTGGTATCTCCTGCAGCTCGCGCCGCATCGCCCCATCTACACCATCCCCATAGGGTTCCGCCTGCGCGGGCCCGTCGATGTGGATGCGCTGATGGGCGCCTTGCGCGACGTGGTCGCCCACCACGAGGCGCTGCGCACGGCGTTCCGCGAGAGCGCGGGCATTCCCGTGCAGGTGGTGGGCGACGGGGCGGCGTTCGAGCCGCGCGTCCTGGACCTCCGCGGCGACGAGTGGGCGGAGAGCGAGGCCAACTACCAGATGGACGACTTCGCCCGGCGCACCTTCGACCTTGCCCGCGGCGACACCTTCCACGCGCTCCTGGTCCGCGAGGGCGACGCGGACTTCCGCCTCCTCCTCGGCCTCCATCACCTGGCCGCGGACGGCTGGTCCACCGGCGTGCTGCTGCGCGACCTGAGCGCCTTCTACGCCGCCCGCCTCCGCGGCACGGCGGCCGATCTCCCCGCCCTGCCGCTGCGCTTCCGCGACTGGGCGGCGTGGCAGCAGCGTCCGGACGCGCCGCATCCGGCGAAGGAGGAGGCGTACTGGCGCGGCCAGCTCGACGGCACCCGCCACGTGCTGGAGATCCCTCCCGACCGCACGCGTCCCCCCGTGCAGGCGTGGGACGGGGAGAAGTGGACCTTCGACATCCCCGCGGACGTGACCGCCGCCGTCCGCGCGCTGGCCCGAAGGGAGGGCGCCACGCCCTTCGCCGTCGCCGCCGCCGCGTTCGCGCTCCTGCTCTCGCGCTACGCGGGCGAGGAGGACCTGCTGATCGGCACCCTCCTGGCCAACCGTCCGCGACCGGAGCTGGAGGCCATCGCCGGCTTCTTCGCCAACACGCTGCCGCTGCGCATCGGGCTGGAGGGCGACCCCACCGCGGCCGGGCTGGTGCGCCGCGCGCACGTGGCCGCCGTCGGTGCGCAGGAGCACGCCGCGCTCCCGTTCGACCGCATCGTGGAGATCGCCGGCGTGCGGCGCGACTTCAGCCGGGCGCCGCTGGTGCAGGCGGTGCTCACCTGGGCCGACGCGCCGGCCTCCTCGCTCGCGCTCCCCGGCGTCGCCGTCGAGCCGCTGCACCTGGATTCGCTCACCGCGATCTTCGACCTCACGCTGGCCGTTGAGGATCGCGGCGACCACCTCGGCGCGGCCTTCCAGTTCTCCACCGCGCTCTTCCATCCGCTCACCATCCGCCGCATGGCCACGCACCTCGAGGCGGCGCTGGGAACGCTGGCGATGCAGCCCGACCGGCCCGTCTCCGAGATCCGCCTGGCGTGGGCGTCGGAGCTGCGCACGGTGGAGCGGTGGAGCGCCGCGCCCCCCGCCGCGCCCGCGGAGCTCTGCATCCCCCAGCTGGTGGAGCGCCAGGCGGCGGCGTCACCGGAGCGGACGGCGCTGGTGTGGGAGGATGAGCGAGTCTCGTACGCGGAGCTGAACCGGCGCGCGAACCGCATCGCCCACGGGCTGCGCGGGATGGGGATCGGGCCCGAGTCGCGCGTCGCCGTCTGCCTGGAGCGCACGCCGCTGTTGATCGCGGCGATGCTGGGGGTGATGAAGGCGGGCGCGGCGTACGTCCCGCTGGATCCGGCGCATCCCTCCGCGCGGCACCACGCCGTGCTCCGCCTCTCCGGCGCGCGGATCGCCCTCGGCGGCGGGGCGGCGCGCGCGTCGTTCGGGGGGAGGGAGGGCGTGCGGGTGATCGACCCCGCATCGCTGGACGGCGGGTGCGACGGCGATCCATTCCCCATCTCCCTCCCCGAAAACCTGGCGTACGTCATCTTCACCTCCGGGTCCACGGGCGGCCCCAAGGGGGTGGAGATCGAGCACCGCTCCGCCGTGGCCATGCTGGAGTGGATGCGCGGGCTGCTGACGGACGAGGAGCGCGCGGGGGTGCTGGGATCGACCTCGGTCACCTTCGACGTCTCCATCGCGGAGATCTGGGGGACGCTTGTCTGGGGCGGCACGCTGGTGCTGGTGGAGAACGCGCTTTCGGTTATCCCCCCCGCCGCCCCGCCCGTCCTGGCCGCCGCGATGGTGCCCACCGCCGCCGCGGAGCTGCTGCGCGAGGAGCGCTTTCCGCCGCACGTGCGGACGGTCCTCCTGGGCGGCGAGCCGGTGCCGCTGCCGCTGGTGCGCGAGCTCCACTCCGTCCCCGCCGTGCAGCGCGTGCTGAATCTGTACGGGCCGACGGAAGACACGACGTACACGACGTGCGCCGTCCTGGACTCGCTGGACGAGCGGGTGTTCGTGGGGAAGCCGATCACCGGTGGCCGGTTGTACGTGCTGGACCTGCTCCTTCGGCACGCGGGGGCGATGATTCCCGGCGAGGTGTGGACAGCCGGCGCCGGTGTGGCGCGCGGCTACGCGGCCCGCCCCGCGCTCACCGCCGAGCGCTTCCGCCCCGACCCGTACGGGGCGCCGGGCTCGCGCATGTACCGCACGCTGGACCGCGGGCGCTGGCGGGAAGACGGACAGCTCGACTACCTGGGCCGCGCCGACGCGCAGGTGAAGGTGCGCGGCTACCGCATCGAGCTGGAGGAGGTGGAGCAGGCGCTCGCCGCGCATCCAGCGGTGGCCGAGGCGGCGGCGACGGCGCGCGGGGAGACGGGCGCGGGGCGGCGGCTGGTCGCCTACGCCGTCTTCGCGGGCGGGGACAAGCCTTCCGCGGCGGAGCTGCGCGCGTGGATGCGCGAGCGGGTGCCGGAGTACATGGTTCCCGCCGCGTTCGTGTGGACGGACGCGCTCCCGCGCACCGGGAGCGGCAAGCTGGACCGCCGCGCGCTCCCCGAGTACGACGGCGAGGGCGCCGTGCCGCAGTCCGAGTACGTCCCGCCGCGCAACGAGGTGGAGGTGCGGCTGGCGGAGATCTGGGCGCAGGTGCTGGACGTGGAGCGCGTGGGCGTGCACGACGACTTCTTCGATCTGGGCGGCCAGTCGATCCTGGCCATGCGCCTGGTGGCCCGCGTCCGCGAGGCGCTGGGGACCGACGTTGCCGTGGCCGAGCTGCTGCAGGCGCCGACGCTGGCCGAGATGGCGCAGGCCGTGGGCGGGCGGCGCGACGCGGTGCGGCTGCCGCTGGTGCCGCTGCAGACCTTCGGCGAGCGCCCGCCGCTCTTCCTGGCGCACCCCGCCGGCGGCCACGTGGTCTGCTACCGCGGCCTGGCGGTGCTGCTGGCCACGGAGCAGCCCGTCTACGCGCTGCAGCCGCTGGGCGTGCAGCGCGGGGAGACGCCGATCGCGGCGATCGAGGAGATGGCGGCGTACTACGTGGCGGCGATCCGGGAGATGCGGCCGCGCGGGCCGTACCGGCTGGGCGGCTGGTCGTTCGGCGGCGTGGTGGCGTGGGAGATGGCGCAGCAGCTGGCCGCCGCGGGCGAGGAGGTGGACGTGCTGGCCCTCTTCGACACCGCGCCGCACACGCCCGAGACGATCCGCATGGACCCCGGCGACCCGGCCGAGGTGGTGTGGCACACGGTCGCCGGCGTGGCGGGATACGGCGCCGCCGCGCGGGTGGACGTGGACGATCTGCGCGCGTACGAGGGGCGCGAGCAGGTGCGGCAGATGATCGTGCGCATGGCCGCGCCGGTGCTGCTGGACGAGTCGCGCGTCGACGACATCCTGGCGCTCACGCGGCTGCGCGCCTCCAACCTCCTCGCGCAGACGGCCTACACGCCGCGGCCGTACCCCGGCGCGCTGACCTACTTCCAGACCACGGGAAGCGAGAACGAGCGCGGCCACTCCGACGGCCACGAGTTCTGGAGCGCGCTGGCGCTGGGCGGCACCGCCACCCACCACGTGGGCGGCACCCACGGCACCATCCTCAACGAGCCCTACGTCAACGCGCTCGCCGAGGTCCTGCTGGAGATGGGAGAAAAGAAGAGCTGA
- a CDS encoding lamin tail domain-containing protein: MLRSTRSKLLSLGALLAFGVAACDTPSAVPARSPAPSAPRAVVIPAQGTAATLDIGNWNLEWFGDASNGPSNDALQLQNAQDVITGSDLDVWGLVEIVDATEWNALKTLSGYTGILANDAAVTGGSTWYTATEQKPALLWKTAAASLVSAKVILTANDNDFAGRPPLEVKLHVTLNGGSEDIVFIVLHMKAFNDVASWQRRQNAAVALKSYLDATYPTQKVIVVGDWNDDVDTSITAGQPSPYANFVADAARYSFPTTALTNAGIASTVSFTDMIDHQLETNELAATYVAGSVKVYRVDSYISSYGTTTSDHYPVLSRYTYGGSAPSLTVTSPNGGESWAGGSSHAITWTASGIANVKIDYTLDGGTTWTAVTSSTSAAAGSFTWTVPATASTNAKVRVTDTGSATSDASNAAFTITASTTPAKVIINEILANEAGSDVNGEFVEIVNVGGTAASIGGWTISDATGVRHTFAAGTSLAAGKAIVVYAAASAIPAGVTNAVGSSTGALSLANGGDSVILKNGGTTIDSFAYSSSLAGTDGVSMNRSPDASATGTFVLHTSISSLASSPGKHANGTAF, from the coding sequence ATGCTTCGCTCAACCCGCTCGAAACTCCTTTCGCTCGGCGCCCTGCTCGCATTCGGGGTGGCGGCGTGCGACACGCCGTCTGCCGTGCCCGCGCGCTCGCCCGCTCCCTCCGCGCCACGGGCGGTCGTCATCCCCGCGCAGGGGACGGCGGCGACGCTCGACATCGGCAACTGGAACCTGGAGTGGTTCGGCGACGCGTCGAACGGGCCCAGCAACGACGCGCTGCAGCTGCAGAACGCCCAGGACGTGATCACCGGCAGCGACCTGGACGTGTGGGGGCTGGTGGAGATCGTGGACGCCACCGAGTGGAACGCGCTGAAGACGCTTTCCGGCTACACCGGCATCCTGGCGAACGACGCGGCGGTCACCGGCGGCTCCACCTGGTACACGGCCACCGAGCAGAAGCCCGCGCTGCTGTGGAAGACCGCCGCCGCCTCGCTGGTGAGCGCGAAAGTCATCCTCACCGCCAACGACAACGACTTCGCCGGGCGGCCGCCGCTGGAGGTGAAGCTGCACGTGACGCTGAACGGCGGCAGCGAGGACATCGTCTTCATCGTGCTGCACATGAAGGCGTTCAACGACGTGGCCAGCTGGCAGCGCCGCCAGAACGCCGCGGTCGCGCTGAAGTCGTACCTCGACGCCACCTATCCCACGCAGAAGGTGATCGTGGTAGGCGACTGGAACGACGACGTGGACACCTCCATCACCGCCGGCCAGCCCAGCCCCTACGCCAACTTCGTCGCCGACGCGGCGCGCTACTCCTTCCCCACGACGGCGCTGACGAACGCGGGGATCGCCTCGACCGTGAGCTTCACGGACATGATCGACCACCAGCTGGAGACCAACGAGCTGGCGGCGACGTACGTGGCGGGCTCGGTGAAGGTCTACCGCGTCGACTCCTACATCTCCAGCTACGGGACGACCACCTCCGACCACTACCCCGTGCTCAGCCGCTACACCTACGGCGGCAGCGCGCCCTCGCTCACCGTCACCTCGCCCAACGGCGGCGAGTCGTGGGCGGGCGGGAGCAGCCACGCCATCACCTGGACGGCGTCGGGGATCGCCAACGTGAAGATCGACTACACGCTGGATGGCGGCACAACGTGGACGGCGGTCACCTCCAGCACCAGCGCGGCGGCGGGGAGCTTCACCTGGACGGTGCCGGCGACGGCCAGCACGAACGCGAAGGTGCGCGTGACCGACACGGGGTCCGCGACGAGCGACGCGAGCAACGCGGCGTTCACCATCACCGCGTCCACGACGCCGGCGAAGGTGATCATCAACGAGATCCTGGCCAACGAGGCGGGGAGCGACGTGAACGGCGAGTTCGTGGAGATCGTGAACGTGGGCGGCACCGCGGCCTCGATCGGCGGGTGGACGATCAGCGACGCCACCGGCGTGCGCCACACCTTCGCCGCGGGGACCTCGCTGGCCGCGGGGAAGGCAATTGTCGTCTACGCGGCCGCATCCGCCATCCCCGCCGGGGTGACGAACGCGGTGGGATCGTCCACCGGCGCGCTGAGCCTGGCCAACGGCGGCGACTCGGTGATCCTGAAGAACGGGGGGACGACGATCGACAGCTTCGCCTACTCGTCGTCGCTCGCGGGAACGGACGGGGTGTCGATGAACCGCAGCCCGGACGCCAGCGCCACCGGCACCTTCGTGCTGCACACCAGCATCAGCAGCCTGGCCTCGTCGCCCGGGAAGCACGCGAACGGCACCGCGTTCTGA